The Scyliorhinus canicula chromosome 21, sScyCan1.1, whole genome shotgun sequence region ctgtatctaaccccgtgctgtacctgtcctgggagtgtttgatggggacagtgtggagggagctttactctgtatctaaccctgtgctgtacctgtcctgggagtgtttgatggggacagtgtagagggagctttactctgtatctaaccccatgctgtacctgtcctgggagtgtttgatggggacagtgtagagggagctttactctgtatctaaccccgtgttgtacctgtcctgggagtgtatgatggggacagtgtagaaggagctttactctgtatctaaccccgtgctgtacctgccctgggagtgtttgatggggacagtgtagagggagctttactctgtatctaatcccgtgctgtacctgtcctgggagtgtttgatggggacagtgtggagggagcattactctgtatctaaccccgtgctgtacctgtcctgggagtgtttgatggggacagtgtagagggagctttactctgtatctaaccctgtgctgtatctgtcctggcagtgtttgatggggacagtgtagagggagctttactctgtatctaaccctgtgctgtacctgtcctgggagtgtttgataggggcagtgtagagggagctttactctgtatctaaccccgtgctgtgcctgccctgggagtgtttgatggggacagtgtagagggagctttactctgtatctaaccccgtgctgtacctgtcctgggagtgttggatggggacagtgtagaggagctttactctgtatctaaccccgtgctgtacctgtcctgggagtgtttgatggggacagtgtagagggagctttactctgtatctacccccgtgctgtacctgtcctgggagtgtttgatggggtgtagagggagctttactctgtatctaaccccgtgctgtacctgtcctgggagtgtttgatggggacagtgtagagggagctttactctgtatctaaccccgtgctgtacctgttctcttGCAGATGGATGAGatgcagtgggggggtgggggcacggaGGTGCCGCCATCGGTCTGCAGTTTTCCCTGCCATCCCGGCGAGCGGAAGAAGATGGTGAAGGGGGTGCCCTGCTGCTGGCACTGTGAGTTGTGCGATGGTTACCGGTACCAGCTGAGCGAGTTTGAGTGCGAGCTGTGCCCTTTGGATATGCGGCCCAGCACCAACCGGACAGGCTGCCGGCCGACGCCCGTGGTAAAGCTGGAGTGGCACTCAGCCTGGGCGGTGCTGCCCCTCATCCTGGCCGTGCTGGGCATCCTGGCCACCACATCCACCATCCTGGTCTTCATCCGACACAACGACACACCCATCGTGCGGGCGTCGGGCCGTGAGCTGAGCTATGTGCTGCTGACTGGCGTCTTCCTCATCTACGCCATCACCTTCCTCATGATCGCCGAGCCAGGTTCCGTCGTCTGTGCTCTGCGGCGCCTCCTGCTGGGCCTGGGCATGAGCATCACCTACTCGGCGCTGCTGACCAAGACCAACCGCATTTACCGCATCTTTGAGACTGGCAAGCGCTCGGTGACGCCGCCCCGgttcatcagccccacctcgcaGCTCGCCATCACCTTCATCCTCATCTCCCTCCAGGTGCTGGGGGTCCTGGTGTGGCTGGGCGTCGAGCCCCCTCACGCCCACGTGGACTACGAGGAGCAGCGCACCCCCAATCCCGAGCTGGCTCGTGGCATGCTCAAGTGCGACATGTCTGACCTCTCCATCATCTGCTGCCTGAGCTACAGCATCGTCCTGATGGTCACCTGCACCGTGTACGCCGTGAAGAGCCGCGGAGTCCCCGAGACCTTCAACGAAGCCAAACCCATCGGCTTCACCATGTACAccacctgcatcatctggctggcCTTCGTACCCATTTTCTTTGGCACGGCCCAATCAGCAGAAAAGGTAAAggtccctcctcaccctccagcCCACTGCGCCGCCCTTCCTGACACATCCTCCTCATTTAACTTCTAAttttctccccatttccctcctcatttccttccccatttccctcctcatTTCCTTCCCAATTTTCCTCCTCACTTCCTTCCCAATTTCCTCCTCATTTCCTTCCCCATTTCCGTCCTCATTtccttccccatttccctcctcatTTCcgtccccatttccctcctcatttccttccccatttccctcctcatttccttccccatttccctcctcatttccttccccatttccctcctcatttccttccccatttccctcctcatTTCcgtccccatttccctcctcatTTCCTTCCCAATTTTCCTCCTCATTTCCTTCCCCAATTTTCCTCCTCATTtccttccccatttccctcctcatTTCcgtccccatttccctcctcatTTCcgtcccccatttccctcctcatTTCCTTCCCCACTTCCCTCCTCATTTCCTTCCCAATTTTCCTCCTCATTTCCTTCCCAATTTTCCTCCTCATTTCCCTCCTCATTtccttccccatttccctcctcatttccttccccatttccctcctcatttccttccccatttccctcctcatTTCCTTCCCCATTTTCCACTTAATTTCCCTCCCCATATCCTGCCCCAGTTCCTCCTCATTTTATTCCCCATTTTCCTCTGCATTGTCTCCTTGTTTTCTTCCCGATTTCCCTCCACGTTTTCCTCTGCACATTCCCCTGCATTTTCTCGTCATTTTCCTCTTCATTCTTCTCCGCATTTAACTCCTTATTTTGTCTTCATTTTACTCCTCAGTTTTTCCACAGGCTCCTCCTCATTTCCTCCatgtttccactgcctttttcCTCCTCATTTGCTTATTTTCGCCTAATTGTTCTCCTCATTTTCCTCATTCGCTCCTCATTTACCACATAATTTCCTCCTCATTTTCCTCTCCCATTTCGGTGTCACCTTCCTCCTCTTCTCCCTTTCTCCCGGGATTCTGATCATTCCTCTCCATTCTGCCCTGACCCCAGTGTCAGTCATTCCCCGCATGTTGCTTCCCAATCCGTCACAATATCTGCCCACAACAGCTGTCATCTAAATGGGGTCTTTCATTTGGAAAATATCCCCCGGCATTTCACAAAGGCCAAATCAACAGAATGGAATTGAAAATCACAAGAGGAGAAAGTTTGCCAAGAGCTCGGTAAAATAAATTAGCTCTTAAAATCACCGTTAGAAagacagagaggtttagggaggaaaatcCAGAGCTGAGGGCCGTCCAGGTAACTGAAGAAACGGCCGTTAATGGCagagcgatggggggggggggtactcaagAGCTGGGACAGGAGGGGAGCAGAGATCTTggaaggttggaggaggttacagagaaagggagggttgtagggactggaggaggttacagagatagggtgggttgtaggagctggaggaggttacagagacagggagggaggaggttacagagatagggagggttgtaggggctggaggttacagagatagggtgggttgtaggtgctggaggaggttacagagacagggagggaggaggttacagagatagggaggattgtaggggctggaggaggttacagagatggagggaggaggttacagagatagggagggttgtaggggctggaggaggttacagagatagggagggttgtaggggctggaggaggttacagagatagggaaggttgtgggggggctggaggaggttacagagatagggagggttgtaggagctggaggaggctacagagatagggagggttgtgggggctggaggaagttacagagatagggtgggatgtaggagctggaggaggttacagagatagggagggttgtaggggctggaggaggttacagagatagggagggttgtaggggctggaggaggttacagagatagggagggttgttggtgcaaagtaagacagagagagattggggacaggatttccctgatcctgaggctctgttgacgccgtcgtaaacgccgtcggattttacgatggcgtcaacaggcccccaggagcagcgatcctgagccctacagggtgccagcatggcactggagtgactcacgcagctccagctgccgatatcggCGGGAAatgggcgccacgggtctgcacatgcgcgctgTGGCCGGTGCAAACTCGCACATGGCGCTGCGACCAGTGCTAACTCGCGCATGCCcgctagcttccttctgcacgccGGCCTCAATGCAACATGGCGTTGAGCtataggggccggtgcggagtaaaagaggccctcaccaggagaagccagcctgccgattggtaggccgCAATCGCGCCTGagccaatggcggcgattctctggggcgGTGTCGCGTGTTTGACGTCCGGCCCGGCGATCCTCCGACCCGGccccagggtcagagaatccgcccagggagtgagacagagagagaaagagggagtaaGAGAGATagatggtgagagagagagatacagagtgagagacagagatagagagtaagatggagaaagagagagagagagagagaggctgctaGAGAGATAAAGAGGGaatgagaaagagagggagacggagatagagagagagatggtgaaacagagagagaaagagagtgattgAGTGAGTAAGAGGCAGAGCgatagagagggagacagagggagagtggTGCGGGTGTGTGGGTGTTTGAACATTGGTTGTCAGTGTGGGTCTATTTGAAGggttctcactgtgtgtgtgtcttccaGATGTACATCCAGACAACGACCCTGACGGTGTCCATGAGTCTGAGTGCGTTTGTGTGCCTCGGAATGCTGTACATCCCCAAAGTCTACGTCATTCTCTTCCACCCAGAACAGAACGTCCAGAGGAGGAAGAGAAGCTTCAAAGCAGCAGCCACGGTGGCTAGCCTCACTTCACAACGCTCCCACAACGGAGACGCGCCCAAGGATGAGAAAGCAGGGAACTAGCGTCGGAAAGGGACAATGTGACATCAGCACCCGTGCACTGGGAGGGCCTGGTGAAAAACCCCATCgaacactgacccctgacccaTAACCTCACCCAGAATACCTTGCGGTTGACCCTTGGCCTCCTCACAGACCTAAAtatgccgcccccccccactgcacccccaaaccctcccccccctcacctgccCAACACTTATCTGTGCATCAGCTatctccacttgacattcaatggcgttaccatcgctgaattcccccatatcatcatcctgggggttctcattgaccagaagctgaactgggccAAGcaatggctaccagagcaggtcagaggctgggaatcctgcggagagtaactcacctcctgacgccgccccccccttcctccccgccccctcccccatccttcaaagcctg contains the following coding sequences:
- the LOC119955806 gene encoding metabotropic glutamate receptor 6-like isoform X2 — protein: MEAMLYALDQINSDPELLPNITLGARILDTCSRDIYALEQSLTFVQALIQKDTSDIRCSNGEPPIIPKPDRVIGVIGASASSVSIMVANVLRLFAIPQISYASTAPELSDNNRYDYFSRVVPPDSYQAQAMVDIVKALGWNYVSTIASEGNYGESGVEAFAQISREAGGVCIAQSLKIPREPKPGEFEKIIGRLMETPNARGIIIFANEDDIQRVLEAANLANLTGHFLWVGSDSWGAKASPVLHQEEVAEGAVTILPKRASIEGFDQYFTSRSLQNNRRNIWFAEFWEDDFTCKLTLPRGLQDSDIKKCTGSAGTSVMFNENGDAPGRYHIFQYHHTNTSTPGYHVIGQWTDQLRMNMDEMQWGGGGTEVPPSVCSFPCHPGERKKMVKGVPCCWHCELCDGYRYQLSEFECELCPLDMRPSTNRTGCRPTPVVKLEWHSAWAVLPLILAVLGILATTSTILVFIRHNDTPIVRASGRELSYVLLTGVFLIYAITFLMIAEPGSVVCALRRLLLGLGMSITYSALLTKTNRIYRIFETGKRSVTPPRFISPTSQLAITFILISLQVLGVLVWLGVEPPHAHVDYEEQRTPNPELARGMLKCDMSDLSIICCLSYSIVLMVTCTVYAVKSRGVPETFNEAKPIGFTMYTTCIIWLAFVPIFFGTAQSAEKMYIQTTTLTVSMSLSAFVCLGMLYIPKVYVILFHPEQNVQRRKRSFKAAATVASLTSQRSHNGDAPKDEKAGN